In Topomyia yanbarensis strain Yona2022 chromosome 2, ASM3024719v1, whole genome shotgun sequence, one DNA window encodes the following:
- the LOC131682830 gene encoding uncharacterized protein K02A2.6-like, with translation MDAFDLWSLPISTYCNNVTVPSVTLQSLKSAYPRVFRSELGLCTKTKVKLELIPGATPVFRAKRPVAYAVHSSVDNELDRLERAKIITPVDFSDWAAPIVVVRKTNGSIRICGDYSTGLNNALQPHQYPLPLPEEIFNKLANCTVFSRIDLSDAFLQVEVDESSRELLTINTHRGLYRYNRLTPGVKAAPGAFQQLIDTMLAGLPHTCGYLDDVVVGGVNPENHWANLHAVFQRISDFGFTIRVEKCIFAQPQIKYVGHLLDRNGLRPDPSKVQAINEMPPPTDVSGVRSFLGAINYYGKFVPSMRTLRYPLDELIKADAKFEWTEKCQAAFNKFKEVLKSDLLLTHYNPALDIVVSADASSVGVGATLSHKFPDGTLKVVQHASRALTAAEKNYSQPDREGLAIIFAVTKFHKMLFGRRFHLQTDHEPLLRIFGSKKGIPVYTSNRLQRWALTLLLYEFTIEYVPTAKFGNADILSRLINQHVRPEEDYVIASVSLENDLRSVTQDTLTVLPLSFRIVQQSTQSDPITKAVYRYLIDGWPETVTDAELKRFYARRESLTTVQGCILFGDRLVIPSPHRKRSLQQLHRGHPGIQRMKAIARSYVYWPTLDNDIVDYVKSCHQCAMAAKTPPKSAPLSWPKSTKPWQRVHLDYAGPIDGEYYLVVVDSFSKWPEIVQTRSITTAATIKIIRELFARLGMPQTLVSDNGSQFTSAEFQSYCTDNGIEHLTTAPFHPQSNGQAERFVDTFKRSIKKIKEGRATMREALSTFLLTYRSTPCFSSPDGKSPAEVMFGRPIRTSLDLLRPPPDSVQFEQPSESRPLKREFKTKDPVYAKVFIKNQWHWAPGTVLERIGRVMYNVQLDNRRLVRSHVNQLRDRAISEDLNVSTSTDSTKLPLNILLDAWNLPVRRTTDPLAHSTPVAPLTSCSSLRPSSTPNTLVRRPTLSSESSSQLSVSSSSSSTSPSSTSEFQSANEADSAVQVPRRSSRVRRAPQWFDPYQLY, from the coding sequence ATGGATGCATTCGATCTCTGGTCACTGCCCATTAGCACGTACTGCAACAACGTCACTGTTCCTTCTGTCACTTTGCagtcactcaaatcagcataccCGAGGGTGTTTAGGAGCGAGCTGGGGTTGTGTACGAAAACAAAAGTGAAATTGGAACTAATACCAGGTGCAACTCCAGTTTTTCGTGCAAAGCGTCCAGTGGCTTATGCGGTACATAGCAGTGTGGATAACGAACTCGACCGACTGGAACGAGCAAAAATCATCACACCGGTAGACTTTTCGGATTGGGCAGCTCCCATCGTCGTCGTCCGAAAAACGAACGGATCTATTCGTATCTGCGGTGACTATTCCACCGGTCTCAACAATGCCCTGCAACCGCATCAATATCCGTTGCCGCTACCGGaagaaattttcaacaaattggctaATTGCACAGTGTTTAGCCGAATTGATCTGTCGGATGCATTTCTGCAGGTAGAAGTGGACGAAAGCAGCCGTGAATTGTTAACCATTAACACCCATCGGGGACTTTACCGGTACAACCGTCTGACACCGGGAGTCAAAGCAGCACCGGGAGCATTCCAGCAACTTATCGATACTATGCTGGCAGGCCTCCCTCATACGTGTGGTTATTTAGATGACGTCGTCGTTGGTGGTGTAAATCCTGAAAATCACTGGGCGAACCTTCATGCAGTGTTTCAAAGGATCAGCGATTTTGGTTTTACCATTCGTGTAGAAAAGTGCATATTCGCTCAGCCGCAAATTAAATATGTAGGTCATCTGCTTGACCGCAACGGTCTTCGCCCGGATCCATCAAAGGttcaagccatcaacgaaatgCCACCGCCCACTGACGTTTCCGGTGTTCGCTCTTTCCTAGGAGCAATAAATTACTACGGCAAGTTTGTTCCTAGTATGCGCACCCTTcggtatcctcttgatgagctGATCAAGGCGGATGCCAAATTTGAGTGGACGGAAAAATGCCAGGCGGCATTTAACAAATTTAAAGAAGTGTTGAAATCCGATCTACTGTTGACACACTACAACCCTGCGCTTGATATAGTTGTGTCGGCAGATGCGTCGTCTGTTGGTGTCGGTGCAACATTATCACACAAGTTTCCGGACGGTACTCTCAAGGTGGTACAGCATGCCTCCAGAGCACTCACAGCAGCAGAGAAAAACTATAGTCAGCCCGATCGTGAAGGACTTGCAATAATTTTCGCAGTgactaaatttcacaaaatgttgTTTGGTCGTCGCTTTCATCTTCAGACTGATCACGAACCGCTGCTGAGGATTTTCGGTTCGAAGAAAGGAATTCCTGTTTACACATCGAACCGGTTACAACGTTGGGCTCTTACGCTATTGCTTTATGAGTTCACCATCGAGTACGTCCCGACAGCGAAATTCGGCAATGCTGACATACTTTCCCGTCTGATCAACCAGCACGTCAGACCTGAGGAAGATTACGTGATTGCTTCGGTCTCTTTGGAAAATGACTTAAGGTCAGTTACACAAGATACACTAACCGTTCTCCCTCTGAGTTTTAGAATCGTACAACAGTCTACACAGTCCGATCCTATCACCAAAGCAGTTTATCGATACCTGATTGACGGTTGGCCTGAGACCGTTACTGATGCAGAGCTCAAGCGGTTTTATGCACGACGTGAGTCACTTACCACGGTACAAGGCTGCATACTATTTGGCGATCGACTTGTTATTCCTTCGCCCCATCGCAAGCGCAGTCTTCAGCAGCTTCATCGTGGCCACCCTGGAATCCAGCGAATGAAGGCGATTGCCAGGTCTTATGTTTATTGGCCAACTCTCGATAACGACATTGTTGATTATGTTAAATCCTGCCATCAATGTGCGATGGCTGCGAAAACACCACCGAAGTCAGCGCCTTTGTCTTGgcctaaatcaacaaaaccgtGGCAGCGTGTACATCTTGACTATGCTGGACCGATCGACGGGGAATACTACTTGGTCGTCGTGGATTCTTTTTCGAAGTGGCCTGAGATTGTGCAGACTCGCAGCATCACTACAGCCGCTACAATCAAAATCATCAGAGAACTGTTCGCACGCTTGGGAATGCCACAGACACTAGTGAGCGACAACGGCTCACAGTTCACCAGTGCAGAATTTCAATCCTACTGTACGGATAACGGTATCGAGCATCTCACAACTGCGCCGTTTCACCCACAATCGAACGGTCAAGCTGAGCGGTTTGTGGATACATTCAAACGGTCAATAAAGAAGATTAAGGAGGGGAGAGCGACAATGCGTGAAGCACTCAGTACATTTTTGCTGACTTACCGGAGCACACCTTGTTTTTCTTCCCCGGATGGAAAATCGCCAGCAGAAGTCATGTTCGGTCGTCCGATCCGTACCAGTTTGGATCTACTCCGTCCTCCACCAGATTCTGTGCAGTTTGAACAGCCTAGCGAGAGCCGACCCTTGAAGCGTGAGTTCAAAACTAAAGATCCGGTATACGCAAAAGTCTTCATTAAAAATCAATGGCACTGGGCTCCAGGAACAGTACTGGAACGTATAGGTCGTGTAATGTACAACGTTCAGCTCGACAATAGAAGGCTTGTTCGCTCCCATGTTAACCAGCTTCGAGATCGCGCTATATCGGAGGATCTCAACGTATCGACATCGACAGATAGTACGAAACTTCCACTCAACATTCTACTTGATGCTTGGAATCTTCCGGTTCGTCGTACAACGGATCCATTAGCACACTCAACACCAGTAGCACCTCTTACAAGCTGCTCTAGTTTGAGACCATCGTCAACACCAAATACTCTGGTGAGAAGGCCTACCTTATCATCGGAATCATCGTCACAGTTATCAGTATCGTCTTCTTCATCTTCAACATCGCCAAGTTCGACATCAGAATTTCAATCTGCAAATGAAGCCGATTCAGCTGTTCAGGTACCTCGCCGCTCTTCGCGTGTCCGAAGAGCTCCGCAATGGTTCGACCCCTATCAGCTGTATTAG